A region from the Sulfurivermis fontis genome encodes:
- a CDS encoding cyclic nucleotide-binding domain-containing protein produces MTDTPIFSQEGPDAAAALFAQAPLFSGVSAQALHNLAAGATLRRYERDEYLFRTGEQSEYLYLLAQGSVQLSADSSDGREAIVELLRPFESFVVATVLTSQRYLRSARAVEPSRVLLIPARLLLGELKGNPDLAIALLGSMAQKYRHMVREIKSLRLRTASQRLALYLLQLVENSGQAARLPHDKKLLASRLGMTPESFSRALAELRQYSVDVRGDEVRVGDLEQLRAFCRVDQMLDALEQDLRVMLPTEE; encoded by the coding sequence ATGACCGACACGCCAATATTCAGTCAGGAGGGCCCGGACGCCGCAGCGGCCCTGTTTGCGCAGGCGCCGCTGTTCTCCGGCGTCTCCGCCCAGGCGCTGCACAATCTGGCGGCCGGCGCCACCCTGCGCCGCTACGAGCGTGACGAATACCTGTTCCGTACCGGCGAGCAATCGGAATATCTCTACCTGCTGGCCCAGGGCAGCGTCCAGCTCAGCGCCGACAGCAGCGACGGCCGCGAGGCGATAGTGGAGCTGCTGCGCCCGTTCGAGTCCTTCGTCGTCGCCACCGTGCTCACCTCGCAGCGTTATCTGCGCTCGGCACGCGCGGTGGAGCCGTCCCGCGTGCTGCTGATCCCCGCCCGCCTGCTGCTGGGCGAACTGAAGGGCAATCCCGACCTCGCCATCGCCCTGCTCGGCTCGATGGCGCAGAAATACCGCCACATGGTGCGCGAAATAAAGAGCCTGCGCCTGCGCACCGCCTCCCAGCGCCTGGCGCTGTACCTGCTGCAACTGGTGGAAAACAGCGGCCAGGCCGCGCGCCTGCCCCACGACAAGAAACTGCTCGCCTCGCGCCTCGGCATGACGCCGGAGAGTTTCTCCCGCGCCCTCGCCGAGCTGCGCCAGTACAGCGTGGATGTGCGCGGCGACGAGGTGCGTGTCGGCGATCTGGAACAGCTGCGCGCCTTCTGCCGCGTGGATCAGATGCTGGATGCGCTGGAACAGGACTTGCGGGTGATGTTGCCGACTGAAGAATAA
- a CDS encoding M48 family metallopeptidase, with product MTEFPAIDWSGAAPETSVRISARARYVRLRVLPPGRVELVLPRRHDVRALPGFVQQHRQWLIDTLARMQTEHAQQQAQRVAPDEIFLSALNERWQVEYRRGTRNGCWERAGRGLLVQYKNEEWDKVLQRWLAERARQTVGPRLLALAAELGFTCNGYAIRGQKTRWGSCSPKNVINLNWRLLFLPPEQVRYLMVHELCHTVHLNHSTRFWDLVEKMQPDYKALDAAMRKANRMVPAWAL from the coding sequence GTGACTGAATTTCCCGCCATCGACTGGTCCGGCGCTGCGCCGGAAACCAGCGTACGCATCAGTGCGCGGGCCCGTTACGTGCGCCTGCGCGTGTTGCCGCCGGGGCGGGTGGAGCTGGTGCTGCCCAGGCGCCACGACGTGCGCGCATTGCCGGGCTTCGTGCAGCAACACCGGCAATGGCTCATCGATACCCTGGCGCGCATGCAGACGGAACATGCGCAGCAGCAGGCGCAACGTGTGGCGCCGGACGAGATATTTCTGTCGGCGCTCAATGAGCGCTGGCAAGTGGAATATCGCCGTGGCACGCGCAACGGCTGCTGGGAGCGGGCCGGGCGCGGCCTCTTGGTGCAATACAAGAACGAGGAGTGGGACAAGGTATTGCAGCGCTGGCTGGCGGAACGGGCCCGCCAGACCGTGGGGCCGAGGCTGCTGGCGCTGGCCGCCGAGTTGGGCTTCACCTGCAACGGCTACGCCATCCGCGGCCAGAAGACGCGCTGGGGCAGCTGCTCACCGAAGAATGTCATCAACCTCAACTGGCGCCTGCTGTTCCTGCCGCCGGAACAGGTGCGCTACCTGATGGTGCACGAACTGTGTCACACCGTGCACCTCAATCACTCCACCCGCTTCTGGGACCTGGTGGAGAAGATGCAGCCGGACTACAAGGCACTGGATGCGGCGATGCGCAAGGCCAACCGGATGGTGCCGGCCTGGGCTCTATGA
- a CDS encoding putative iron-sulfur cluster-binding metallochaperone yields the protein MSNCCAATAETSVPSGKRTCPLCGGEGVGVAWQTLLHHLARPWQRQGMNQPYYFCNTPDCEVVYFTDSGVTIGKQELRTVVGSKETAPAALLCYCFGVSRADAVDPVVRDFVVQQTKAGLCACTTRNPSGRCCLKDFPAPVAHSRD from the coding sequence ATGTCGAATTGTTGCGCCGCCACTGCCGAAACTTCTGTGCCCTCCGGCAAGCGGACATGTCCGCTTTGCGGCGGCGAGGGTGTGGGTGTGGCATGGCAGACCCTGCTGCACCATCTCGCCAGACCCTGGCAGCGGCAGGGGATGAACCAGCCGTATTATTTCTGCAATACCCCTGACTGTGAGGTTGTTTACTTCACCGACAGCGGCGTCACCATTGGCAAGCAGGAGCTGCGAACCGTGGTGGGCAGCAAGGAGACCGCCCCCGCTGCCCTGTTGTGTTACTGCTTTGGCGTCAGCCGGGCCGATGCTGTCGACCCCGTCGTGCGTGACTTTGTGGTGCAGCAGACCAAGGCGGGCCTGTGTGCGTGTACCACCCGCAATCCTTCCGGCCGTTGTTGCCTGAAGGACTTTCCCGCCCCGGTTGCGCACTCCCGTGACTGA
- a CDS encoding spermine synthase, with protein sequence MYKYGGIVIHETRDALGTLEVVEDGYQRSLHFGSEPKQSSMELNDPLRLALSYTRAMLSALLFQPAPRHVLLLGLGGGSLAKFLLHHFPGCRIDAVEYRESVYAVARSHFHLPDDPRLYVHIADAADFLRQADATHSGYDLILLDAFTADGVAQATSGLSFFEACRTRLAADGVLAANLWSADSIKLDDIISDLGDAFDGRLLRLPVDGKANVIALTTRQGKPRRDLRRLDAEARALQQRLGIEFTVFLNRLRKNNRYWGL encoded by the coding sequence ATGTACAAATACGGCGGCATCGTCATCCATGAGACGCGCGACGCGCTCGGCACGCTGGAGGTGGTCGAGGACGGCTACCAGCGCTCGTTGCACTTCGGCTCGGAACCCAAGCAGAGCAGCATGGAGCTGAACGACCCGCTGCGCCTGGCCCTGTCCTACACCCGCGCCATGCTGAGTGCGCTGCTGTTCCAGCCCGCACCGCGCCACGTGCTGCTGCTCGGCCTCGGCGGCGGCTCGCTGGCCAAGTTCCTGTTGCACCATTTCCCGGGTTGCCGCATCGACGCGGTGGAGTACCGCGAGAGTGTCTACGCCGTGGCGCGCAGCCACTTTCATCTGCCCGATGACCCGCGCCTGTACGTGCATATCGCCGATGCCGCCGACTTCCTCCGCCAGGCGGATGCGACGCACAGCGGCTATGACCTGATCCTGTTGGACGCCTTCACTGCCGACGGCGTCGCTCAGGCCACCTCCGGCCTGTCGTTCTTCGAGGCCTGCCGCACCCGCCTCGCCGCCGACGGCGTGCTGGCCGCCAACCTGTGGTCCGCCGACAGCATCAAGCTGGACGACATCATCAGCGATCTCGGTGACGCCTTCGACGGCCGCCTGTTGCGCCTGCCGGTGGACGGCAAGGCCAACGTCATCGCCCTGACCACCCGGCAGGGCAAGCCGCGCCGCGACCTGCGCCGCCTCGACGCGGAGGCCCGGGCGCTGCAGCAGCGCCTCGGCATCGAATTCACCGTCTTTCTCAACCGCCTGCGCAAGAACAACCGTTACTGGGGCCTGTAA
- a CDS encoding thioredoxin family protein: MNRQTNRAWLGGWLALLLCWPLLAGAGTPPWWEPAADGSVRVHLYFFWSQSCPHCQAARPDVAAMAAELPWLQVHDLEVSRDRENAAFYTEMAGALGQEARSVPAFLFCGSMVVGYDDAAGIGRFLREQLTRCHDSLRAGAGLPTPLVPGTTELLAQAGLSGLGGDAGSLPLVTLVIAGLDAFNPCAFFVLLFLLSLLVHAGGRRRMLLVGGVFVAISGLVYFALMAAWLNVFLVVGQLQIVTLLAGLLAVVMALINVKDYLWPGHGPSLSIPEAAKPGIYQRVRGLLRADSLPALLLGTVILALAVNSYELLCTAGFPMLYTRLLTLHQLPASAYYAYLALYNLIYVVPLLVIVAVFSWTLGSRKLQPEEGALLKLLSGSMMLGLGLVLLLAPERLSDLRVAAGLLGASVGVTLLARWAERRRRSGGR; the protein is encoded by the coding sequence ATGAACCGGCAGACAAACAGGGCCTGGCTTGGGGGCTGGCTGGCGCTGCTGCTGTGCTGGCCGCTGCTGGCCGGGGCGGGGACGCCGCCCTGGTGGGAGCCGGCGGCAGACGGTTCTGTCCGGGTGCACCTGTATTTCTTCTGGTCCCAGTCCTGTCCCCATTGCCAGGCGGCGCGGCCCGACGTGGCGGCGATGGCGGCCGAGCTGCCCTGGCTGCAGGTGCATGATCTGGAGGTCAGCCGTGATCGGGAAAATGCCGCCTTCTATACGGAAATGGCCGGCGCGCTGGGCCAGGAGGCCCGTTCGGTGCCGGCCTTTCTGTTCTGCGGCAGCATGGTGGTGGGTTACGACGATGCCGCCGGCATCGGTCGTTTCCTGCGTGAGCAGCTCACCCGTTGCCACGACAGCCTGCGTGCCGGTGCCGGTCTGCCGACGCCGCTGGTGCCGGGGACCACCGAACTGCTGGCCCAGGCGGGATTGTCCGGTTTGGGCGGCGATGCCGGTTCCCTGCCCCTGGTGACCCTGGTCATCGCCGGGCTGGATGCCTTCAATCCCTGCGCCTTCTTCGTGTTGCTGTTCCTGCTCAGCCTGCTGGTCCATGCCGGCGGCCGCCGCCGTATGCTCCTGGTGGGCGGCGTGTTCGTCGCCATCTCAGGTCTGGTGTACTTCGCCCTGATGGCCGCCTGGCTCAACGTCTTCCTGGTGGTGGGACAGTTGCAGATTGTGACGCTGCTGGCCGGCCTGTTGGCGGTGGTGATGGCGCTCATCAATGTCAAGGACTATCTGTGGCCCGGTCACGGGCCCAGCCTGTCTATTCCGGAGGCGGCCAAGCCCGGCATCTATCAGCGGGTGCGCGGTCTGCTGCGCGCCGACAGTCTGCCGGCCCTGCTGCTCGGCACGGTGATCCTGGCCCTGGCGGTGAATAGCTACGAGCTGCTCTGCACCGCCGGTTTTCCCATGCTCTACACCCGCCTGCTCACCCTGCACCAACTGCCGGCAAGCGCCTATTACGCCTATCTGGCCCTGTACAACCTGATCTATGTCGTGCCGCTGCTGGTGATCGTCGCCGTCTTCAGCTGGACACTGGGATCGCGCAAGTTGCAGCCGGAGGAAGGGGCGCTGCTCAAGCTGTTGTCCGGCAGCATGATGCTGGGGCTGGGGCTGGTATTGCTGCTGGCGCCGGAACGGCTGTCCGATCTGCGCGTCGCGGCGGGTCTGCTGGGAGCGTCGGTGGGGGTGACGCTGCTGGCGCGCTGGGCAGAGCGCCGGCGCCGATCGGGCGGGCGATAG